CTCCTTGTTGAGCCCGGAGATAATAACCCAGCTTTTGAAGAGCCTTCTGTTGGTCTTAAATGAAAAGATAAATCTGTGGAGAGATTTTTCGAGGAAGACATCGTTTCGGCGTTGAACCTTTCTTTCGATTCTAACTGCCTCGAGCCAGTGTCTTCTGTCTATGATGCTGTCAGCCTTAAGCTCAAGAAACGCATGCCCTATATTCTTGCTCTTGCAGGTGAAACTTCCATGTGCAACCGTGTCTGCCGCAAGATGGCTCAGGTAGCCGTACGAGAATGCCTTTTCAGGGTCTGTCTTTGAGGATTCAAATAGGTTGACTGCAACATCCCAGCTGTGGGAGTTCATCTTGCGTGGAAGATATTTTTTCCCCAATATCATATCAGCCATCAGGTTTCCATAGAGGAAGTCCTGCCTGTATCTTCTTATGAGGCTGTAAACGCCTACAGGAAGGATACTGCCAAGATAATAGACCTCCGAGCCAAGATACATGTGAGTAAGAGGCCCCCATGCAAAGGCATAGGAAGGGACAAGAAGAAATGATGCTATCAACAATAACCTGAGCAAATTATTACCCTAAATTTAATTATATCAAAAGAGAAAGGTTTTTTACAACCCTCTCTTGCCTCATTTAAAAATCTTGATAAAAAAGGGGATACTAATTTAGATTTGTTAATTTGGGGTTTCACCCCAAACCCCAGTTGCTTTTCTTCATGCCCAAGAAAAGTAACCAAAAGAATCGCACCCATGAAAATTTCGGTCTCTGACCACGCTTCATTCAGTCGGCAGAAGGTAAATTTTAGCAAACTCTGCCGATTAATCGGTATCGAACACGCTAAAATTTTTAACCCTTCAGCCTCCTTCATTACACTGAAATTTTCTAAAGGGGGATTGAAAGGAGAAACTACTTTGATGCTTCTTATCTATCGGAAATTATTTCAGAGGACAGAGGGATGGCTGAATGGCTGGGGCTTGACAAGCCAATTTAGAAATGTCCTATTTTTCTCTCAGCCGAAGGCTCATAGAGAGGGGGGGATGTCTAATAATTAGAACCGTTGTCCCTATTGTTATACTACGACTTTTATAGTCTTTCTATCAAATAAAGGACATTATACTTTAGCAAAGCATATGCCTCTGGGAGAAGGTGATTGCCCTTTGGGCAGTTTTCATAAGTTTCACAGCCTTGTGCCTCTATCTCGTTTATTAGAGCATTTAAAATATTCTTTGCTGTGCCATTTTGACCCTGCTCAAGTTTCTTCTTTGCGGCTTCCAACTTTGCATCCAAGCTCATCTCTATGCCCTTGTTCGTTATCCAGCCTAATGAGAATGCTTCATGTTTCATGCCTATAATATAGTCAAGGAATGAAAGGGGGTTGAAGTCCAAAGGCGGGGCTGTGGGTCCGAGGGTCTTGCCTTTAAATGCATTTATAAAAATATTCCTTTCGGGACAGTCCTCTTCCTCGGGCATCTCCTCTTCCGAAATTGTAGGCAGTTCACGCCAACCATGCGCATAATAAGTGACAATCGCAGGAAGCCCTTCGCTTTGCATGCCGAAACCATTCAGAGATGCTCCTGGCTTAATGTTAAATTCATCTGATTCATATTCATCTGAAGCCCAAGAGTATGGTGACCCGTTGGTTATACCAGTGCCCATGCCGCTCCAACCTCTTGGAGAGGTAGCATTGACAAGAGGAGAATAGTGTTCTACATAAAAAGACCATACCTCTTGCACACTTTTCTGCGAACTGCTCAGTAAGTAATTATATTTAAACCCACTGACGGTCCTTTCTGCCGAAGAGTAAATTTTGACATCTATTTCTTTTACAGAGGTAAAATATTCGCTACAAGTAATCGAAAAAGCCAGCCCCGGCATTATAAGAATCGAGATTAAACTCAGCATTAAAGCTATTTTCTTCATTTCCTCCTCCTTATTGCGGTGCTATAGATATGATAATGGTCACTGTGAATATAAGGCGGTATTCCAGTAACATCACGAATTATTTTAAATAACACCTTCTTATCCAGCCCCACACACCGATTATTATCCAAGCTCATAAATTCCCAACCCACAAACCCGATGTCCGCATT
The sequence above is a segment of the Nitrospirota bacterium genome. Coding sequences within it:
- a CDS encoding zinc dependent phospholipase C family protein — translated: MYLGSEVYYLGSILPVGVYSLIRRYRQDFLYGNLMADMILGKKYLPRKMNSHSWDVAVNLFESSKTDPEKAFSYGYLSHLAADTVAHGSFTCKSKNIGHAFLELKADSIIDRRHWLEAVRIERKVQRRNDVFLEKSLHRFIFSFKTNRRLFKSWVIISGLNKERFGNPVLIERRHIERLHEESLDRISDVLQHGLRSEVLKKDPIGNVKKAKPLSGILI